From a region of the Salvelinus sp. IW2-2015 unplaced genomic scaffold, ASM291031v2 Un_scaffold2485, whole genome shotgun sequence genome:
- the LOC112074076 gene encoding NADH dehydrogenase [ubiquinone] 1 alpha subcomplex subunit 12 produces MAEYIHVVRRALGQLGGHGGVKGLFVQLFRANDVKTGALIGVDKYGNKYFEDTRYFFGRHRWVIYTTEMNGKNTMWEVDGSMVPAEWHRWLHCMTDNPPTTHPPTPKKFLAEVHQFNVSGSAQAYVPYSTTRKKIHEWVPPKAQ; encoded by the exons ATGGCGGAGTATATACATGTCGTTCGAAGGGCTTTGGGACAGTTAGGAGGTCACGGTGGTGTGAAAGGCTTATTTGTTCAGTTATTCAG GGCAAATGATGTGAAAACGGGAGCGCTGATTGGCGTGGACAAGTATGGAAACAAGTACTTTGAGGACACACGCTACTTTTTTG GTCGTCACCGCTGGGTGATCTACACGACAGAGATGAATGGAAAGAACACCATGTGGGAGGTGGATGGCAGCATGGTGCCCGCTGAATG GCATCGCTGGCTGCACTGTATGACAGAcaacccccccaccacacacccccCTACACCGAAGAAGTTCCTGGCGGAGGTCCACCAGTTCAACGTGAGTGGTTCGGCCCAGGCGTATGTGCCCTACTCCACCACCCGCAAGAAGATCCACGAGTGGGTGCCCCCAAAGGCTCAGTGA